The segment TTCGGGCAACCGCAGCGTATCGACCGTGATCACGCGCATCCCCGGCGCAAACCGGCACATCAGGTCAATCATGACACAACCGGTGTCCTGGAAACTCGTGATAATGCCCGCGCGGCCGCCGTGGGCTTCCAGCGCCCAAGCGAACAATTCCTCCGGGCCCATCGCGTTCAACTGAGCTATCGTCTCTTCGCACACTGCCACTGCCATGTTATGCTTCCACCTCGACGCCCAGCCGTCTCTGTATCTCTTCCGTCTCAAGCCGGTGCGCCCAGTCGCCGAACCGTTCGCCGTCCTCGCGTCCGTCCTTCCAAAGGTCGAACAGGCGGACCAGCGTCGGCACGATGTCCTCAAACTTGATCGTTGGAATCAGCGTCTGGTTCAGACGAGTCCCGTTAAAGTCACCGCCGACATTCAGGATGTACCGTTCTGGTCCCTTGCCGATCAGACCGATCTCGCAAGTGCTTGAACGCGCGCAACCGTTCGGACAGCCCGTCATGCGTATGCTGACATCCAGGTCTCCGTAACCCGCCGCTTCCAGCCCCTGCATGATGGCGGGCAACGCCCGTTCCGCCTCGGATTGCGCCAGGCCGCACAGCGGCAAGGCCGGGCAGGCCATTTCCTGACGCCGGATCGCCCCGACGCCGCGGTCCGTGGGGATGGCGTATTCGTCCAGGAGCGCCTGCACGCCCGCCACATCGGCATCCGCCACGTTCGCCAGGACCAGGTTGTGGTGCGGCGTGACGCGCACGCTGCACCGGAACCGCTCGACGACCGCGCGCAGGCCGCTCCGAAACTGGCGCCCGTCCGCAAAGTCGCGAATGCGGCCGTTCTCGACCCATACGCCGACGTAGTTGAGCCCGGGCTGGGCCTGCTGATGCCAACCCAGGTAGTCCGGCTGCGCGTTGGGCACAATGCCGCGGGGCGGTTCAAAACCGCGGCGCGCGTAGACCTCGACCAGCTTGACG is part of the Candidatus Hydrogenedentota bacterium genome and harbors:
- a CDS encoding NADPH-dependent assimilatory sulfite reductase hemoprotein subunit, coding for NADGTVTFREPAPEEPAADPLYGTLYLPRKFKIGLATDFDNSVDVYTNDVGVIGATEAGRIVGYEILAGGGMGYSHAKRSTYPRLGSPVAFVRYEDVIPICEAIIKIQRDYGERTDRKQARLKYTVDRMGLDAFVKLVEVYARRGFEPPRGIVPNAQPDYLGWHQQAQPGLNYVGVWVENGRIRDFADGRQFRSGLRAVVERFRCSVRVTPHHNLVLANVADADVAGVQALLDEYAIPTDRGVGAIRRQEMACPALPLCGLAQSEAERALPAIMQGLEAAGYGDLDVSIRMTGCPNGCARSSTCEIGLIGKGPERYILNVGGDFNGTRLNQTLIPTIKFEDIVPTLVRLFDLWKDGREDGERFGDWAHRLETEEIQRRLGVEVEA